A region of Streptomyces sp. WMMC500 DNA encodes the following proteins:
- a CDS encoding NAD(P)-dependent alcohol dehydrogenase yields the protein MKAIVQDRYGPADVLRAAEVERPEPGAGEILVRVRAAGLDPSVWHLMTGLPYMMRLMGFGLRAPRDRVRGWDAAGTVESVGAGVTRFTPGDEVFGIGSGGTFAEYCRGAADMFAAKPPGVDFDAAAAVPTSAITALRALRDAGGLRAGGHVLVLGAGGGVGTFAVQLAKARGAEVTGVCGTDKTGLVRSLGADHVIDYTERDVTAGAVRYDLVLDTAGNRPLAALRRVLAPRGTIVLVGGEGGGRWTGDLRRSLGGSVRSLFSARKVKAPYVRPRPHDVEEVRGLLESGALTPVVGRRYALADAAEAVRDWEKGHTRGKSVLVV from the coding sequence ATGAAGGCGATCGTCCAGGACCGCTACGGCCCGGCCGACGTGCTGCGGGCCGCGGAGGTCGAACGGCCGGAGCCGGGTGCGGGCGAGATCCTCGTCCGGGTACGGGCCGCCGGCCTCGACCCCAGCGTGTGGCACCTGATGACGGGCCTGCCGTACATGATGCGCCTGATGGGCTTCGGCCTGCGCGCGCCCAGGGACCGGGTGCGCGGCTGGGACGCCGCCGGCACGGTCGAGTCGGTCGGCGCGGGGGTGACCCGCTTCACCCCCGGCGACGAGGTGTTCGGCATCGGCAGCGGCGGCACCTTCGCGGAGTACTGCCGCGGCGCCGCCGACATGTTCGCGGCCAAGCCACCGGGCGTGGACTTCGACGCCGCCGCGGCCGTGCCCACCTCCGCGATCACCGCGCTGCGCGCCCTGCGCGACGCGGGCGGGCTGCGCGCGGGCGGTCACGTCCTGGTGCTCGGCGCCGGCGGCGGCGTCGGCACGTTCGCCGTCCAACTGGCCAAGGCACGCGGGGCCGAGGTCACCGGCGTGTGCGGAACGGACAAGACCGGACTGGTCCGCTCGCTCGGCGCCGACCACGTGATCGACTACACCGAACGGGACGTGACCGCCGGCGCCGTCCGCTACGACCTCGTGCTCGACACCGCCGGCAACCGCCCGCTGGCCGCGCTGCGCCGCGTCCTGGCCCCGCGCGGCACGATCGTGCTCGTCGGCGGCGAGGGCGGCGGCAGGTGGACCGGCGACCTGCGCCGCTCGCTCGGCGGCTCCGTACGCTCCCTGTTCTCCGCCCGGAAAGTGAAGGCGCCCTACGTGCGCCCCCGCCCGCATGACGTCGAGGAGGTGCGCGGCCTGCTGGAGTCCGGCGCGCTCACCCCGGTCGTCGGCCGCAGGTACGCCCTCGCCGACGCGGCCGAGGCGGTCCGGGACTGGGAGAAGGGCCACACGCGCGGCAAGTCCGTCCTCGTCGTGTGA
- a CDS encoding methylmalonyl-CoA mutase family protein — MDAAAMEEGRRRWQARYDTARKREADFSTLSGDDVDPVYGPRPGDVYEGFERIGWPGEFPYTRGLYATGYRGRTWTIRQFAGFGNAEQTNERYKLILGHGGGGLSVAFDMPTLMGRDSDDPHALGEVGHCGVAIDSAADMEVLFRGIPLGGITTSMTISGPAVPVFCMYLVAAERQGVDPAVLNGTLQTDIFKEYIAQKEWLFQPEPHLRLIGDLMEYCAARIPAYKPLSVSGYHIREAGSTAAQELAYTLADGFGYVELGLSRGLDVDAFAPGLSFFFDAHVDFFEEIAKFRAARRIWARWLRDVYGARSEKAQWLRFHTQTAGVSLTAQQPYNNVVRTAVEALAAVLGGTNSLHTNALDETLALPSERAAEIALRTQQVLMEETGVANVADPLGGSWYVEQLTDRIEADAEKVFDQIRERGRRAHPDGRHPIGPITSGILRGIEDGWFTGEIAESAFRYQRSLEKGDKKIVGVNCHTGSVTGDLEILRVSHEVEREQVRALADRKAARDDAGVRAALDGMLAAARDGGNMIEPMLAAVRAEATLGEICNVLRDEWGVYTEPAAF; from the coding sequence ATGGATGCTGCGGCCATGGAGGAGGGCCGGCGCCGCTGGCAGGCGCGTTACGACACGGCCCGCAAGCGCGAGGCGGACTTCAGCACGCTCTCCGGCGACGACGTCGACCCCGTCTACGGCCCCCGCCCCGGGGACGTCTACGAGGGCTTCGAGCGCATCGGCTGGCCCGGCGAGTTCCCGTACACCCGCGGCCTCTACGCCACCGGCTACCGCGGCCGGACGTGGACGATCCGCCAGTTCGCCGGCTTCGGCAACGCCGAGCAGACGAACGAGCGCTACAAGCTCATCCTCGGCCACGGCGGCGGCGGCCTGTCCGTCGCGTTCGACATGCCCACCCTCATGGGCCGCGACTCCGACGACCCGCACGCGCTGGGCGAGGTCGGGCACTGCGGCGTGGCCATCGACTCCGCCGCCGACATGGAGGTGCTCTTCCGCGGCATCCCGCTGGGCGGCATCACCACCTCGATGACGATCAGCGGCCCGGCCGTCCCCGTGTTCTGCATGTACCTGGTCGCAGCAGAACGCCAGGGCGTCGACCCCGCCGTGCTCAACGGGACGCTGCAGACGGACATCTTCAAGGAGTACATCGCGCAGAAGGAGTGGCTCTTCCAGCCCGAGCCCCACCTGCGCCTCATCGGCGACCTGATGGAGTACTGCGCCGCGCGCATCCCGGCCTACAAGCCGCTGTCCGTCTCCGGCTACCACATCCGCGAGGCCGGCTCGACGGCCGCCCAGGAGCTGGCCTACACCCTCGCCGACGGCTTCGGCTACGTCGAGCTGGGCCTGTCCCGCGGGCTCGACGTCGACGCCTTCGCCCCCGGCCTGTCCTTCTTCTTCGACGCCCACGTCGACTTCTTCGAGGAGATCGCCAAGTTCCGCGCCGCACGCCGCATCTGGGCCCGCTGGCTGCGCGACGTGTACGGGGCGCGCAGCGAGAAGGCGCAGTGGCTGCGCTTCCACACCCAGACCGCGGGCGTGTCGCTGACCGCCCAGCAGCCGTACAACAACGTGGTGCGCACGGCCGTCGAGGCGCTGGCGGCCGTGCTCGGCGGCACCAACTCGCTGCACACCAACGCCCTCGACGAGACCCTGGCGCTGCCCAGCGAGCGGGCCGCGGAGATCGCGCTGCGCACCCAGCAGGTGCTGATGGAGGAGACCGGCGTCGCGAACGTCGCCGACCCGCTCGGCGGTTCCTGGTACGTCGAGCAGCTCACCGACCGGATCGAGGCCGACGCGGAGAAGGTCTTCGACCAGATCCGCGAGCGCGGCCGGCGCGCCCACCCCGACGGGCGGCACCCCATCGGGCCGATCACGTCCGGGATCCTGCGCGGCATCGAGGACGGCTGGTTCACCGGCGAGATCGCCGAGTCGGCCTTCCGCTACCAGCGGTCCCTGGAGAAGGGCGACAAGAAGATCGTCGGCGTCAACTGCCACACCGGGTCCGTCACCGGCGACCTGGAGATCCTCCGGGTCAGCCACGAGGTGGAGCGCGAGCAGGTGCGCGCCCTGGCCGACCGCAAGGCCGCCCGCGACGACGCGGGGGTGCGCGCCGCGCTGGACGGCATGCTCGCGGCGGCCCGGGACGGCGGCAACATGATCGAGCCGATGCTCGCGGCGGTACGGGCCGAGGCCACCCTCGGCGAGATCTGCAACGTCCTGCGCGACGAGTGGGGCGTCTACACCGAGCCGGCGGCCTTCTGA
- a CDS encoding DUF3817 domain-containing protein, with translation MKKSVLTRYRTMAYVTGVLLVLLTLGMIGKYALDLSGADGFTKVVSIAHGWLYILYLVCAFDLGSKAKFPVGKQVWVLLAGTVPTAAFFVERKLTREVAPLVVRDGEPAPAGA, from the coding sequence ATGAAGAAGAGCGTGCTCACCCGCTACCGCACGATGGCGTACGTGACCGGCGTGCTCCTCGTCCTGCTGACCCTCGGCATGATCGGCAAGTACGCCCTGGACCTCTCGGGCGCGGACGGCTTCACCAAGGTCGTGAGCATCGCCCACGGCTGGCTGTACATCCTCTACCTGGTGTGCGCCTTCGACCTCGGCTCCAAGGCGAAGTTCCCGGTCGGCAAGCAGGTCTGGGTGCTGCTCGCGGGGACGGTGCCGACGGCGGCGTTCTTCGTCGAGCGGAAGCTCACCCGGGAGGTCGCCCCGCTGGTCGTCCGCGACGGCGAGCCCGCGCCCGCGGGGGCGTAG
- a CDS encoding MarR family transcriptional regulator, with the protein MPKPLSLSFDPIARADELWRQRWGAVPAMGAITSVMRAHQILLAQVDAVVKPYGLTFARYEALVLLTFSKAGELAMSKIGERLMVHPTSVTNTVDRLVRSGYVAKRPNPADGRGTLASITDRGREVVEQATRDLMAMDFGLSAYDEEQCAEIFAMLRPLRIAAGDFEQ; encoded by the coding sequence GTGCCGAAGCCGCTGAGCCTGTCGTTCGACCCCATCGCCCGCGCCGACGAACTGTGGCGCCAGCGCTGGGGAGCCGTGCCCGCCATGGGGGCCATCACCTCCGTGATGCGCGCGCACCAGATCCTGCTGGCGCAGGTCGACGCCGTCGTCAAGCCGTACGGGCTGACCTTCGCGCGCTACGAGGCGCTGGTGCTGCTCACCTTCTCCAAGGCCGGCGAGCTGGCGATGTCGAAGATCGGCGAGCGGCTGATGGTGCACCCGACGTCGGTGACCAACACCGTCGACCGGCTGGTCAGGTCCGGGTACGTGGCCAAGCGGCCCAACCCCGCCGACGGCCGCGGCACGCTCGCGTCGATCACGGACCGGGGCCGCGAGGTCGTCGAGCAGGCGACGCGCGACCTGATGGCGATGGACTTCGGGCTCAGCGCGTACGACGAGGAGCAGTGCGCGGAGATCTTCGCCATGCTGCGCCCGCTGCGGATAGCCGCGGGCGACTTCGAGCAGTAG
- a CDS encoding MFS transporter: protein MSDTTAPDGTAASVPAALPSGPGATPAATPAAEPAPAGPAPAGAAAESRARYADVFRVREFRFVFAAHVMSITGEVVAAIALTVLVYDRTGSPLLSALTLGVGLLPYLVGGTLLSSVADRLPARRVLVTCDLLAAVCFAAMVLPGMPVAALLALRCVAGVISPVFTGTRIATLADILGTGDRFVLGRSVIRLTAQAAQLVGFALGGLLAAFSPRATLTLTAVGMLGSALVLRFGTRARPARTAVGAAGAPGGTGRAGTVGASLAAAGTFLRDRRIRALLLLTWIPPTFVVAPEALAAAYADDLGIGALGLGLLMTGMPIGAVTSEILAGSLLGPRGRERIVFPVAVLCTVPAMAFVTHPSFGWALPLLVLTGFGISYSLGLDQWFVAAVPGEMRGRAMTLQTAGLMTLQGVGMAGAGAVAEFVPVHVAVAAVGVTGTVCSLLVCLEVRRTRPKSGTGLTAT, encoded by the coding sequence ATGAGCGACACCACAGCCCCGGACGGCACGGCCGCGTCCGTGCCCGCGGCCCTGCCGTCCGGCCCGGGCGCCACCCCGGCAGCCACCCCGGCCGCCGAGCCCGCCCCGGCCGGTCCCGCCCCCGCCGGGGCCGCCGCCGAGTCGCGCGCCCGCTACGCCGACGTCTTCCGCGTCCGCGAGTTCCGCTTCGTCTTCGCCGCCCACGTCATGTCGATCACCGGCGAGGTCGTCGCCGCCATCGCGCTGACCGTCCTCGTCTACGACCGGACCGGCTCCCCGCTGCTCAGCGCGCTCACCCTCGGCGTCGGCCTACTGCCCTACCTCGTCGGCGGCACCCTGCTCTCCTCGGTCGCCGACCGCCTCCCGGCCCGCCGGGTGCTGGTGACGTGCGACCTGCTCGCCGCCGTCTGCTTCGCCGCGATGGTGCTGCCGGGCATGCCCGTCGCCGCGCTGCTGGCGCTGCGCTGCGTCGCCGGCGTCATCTCGCCGGTCTTCACCGGCACCCGGATCGCCACGCTGGCCGACATCCTCGGCACCGGCGACCGGTTCGTCCTCGGCCGCTCCGTCATCCGGCTCACCGCGCAGGCGGCGCAGCTCGTCGGGTTCGCCCTCGGCGGGCTGCTCGCGGCGTTCTCGCCGCGCGCGACGCTCACGCTGACCGCGGTGGGGATGCTCGGCTCGGCGCTGGTGCTGCGCTTCGGCACCCGCGCCCGCCCGGCCCGTACCGCAGTCGGCGCCGCGGGTGCGCCCGGCGGTACGGGCCGGGCGGGCACCGTCGGCGCCTCGCTCGCCGCCGCCGGCACCTTCCTGCGCGACCGCCGCATCCGCGCGCTGCTGCTGCTCACCTGGATCCCGCCGACCTTCGTCGTCGCGCCCGAGGCGCTGGCCGCCGCGTACGCCGACGACCTCGGCATCGGCGCCCTCGGGCTCGGCCTGCTCATGACCGGCATGCCGATCGGCGCGGTCACCAGCGAGATCCTCGCCGGCTCGCTGCTCGGCCCGCGCGGCCGGGAACGGATCGTCTTCCCGGTGGCGGTGCTGTGCACGGTCCCCGCCATGGCCTTCGTGACGCACCCCTCCTTCGGCTGGGCGCTGCCGCTGCTCGTGCTCACCGGCTTCGGCATCTCGTACTCGCTCGGCCTCGACCAATGGTTCGTCGCCGCCGTGCCGGGGGAGATGCGCGGCCGGGCGATGACGCTGCAGACCGCCGGGCTGATGACGCTGCAGGGCGTCGGCATGGCCGGCGCGGGCGCGGTCGCGGAGTTCGTGCCGGTGCACGTGGCCGTCGCCGCGGTCGGCGTGACGGGCACGGTCTGCTCGCTGCTGGTCTGTCTGGAAGTGCGCAGGACCCGGCCGAAGAGCGGGACCGGGCTGACCGCGACATGA
- a CDS encoding DUF5937 family protein — MPVYMRFGPEDLLRCRFAVSPVFETHEAIRTLRRTERHPYHRPWLRRLGEAAAGLDLDLLWLFMPNGPGYTPDFLGGPPHAAYTSVADGLAHLRGTDPALAHAEMTLSLDSIPGAAESPLGRRLLADPAAAIALLADVTEQAWHALVEPFWPRLHDLLQADIDFRARQLASAGLEELFALLHARLSYADGLLTVRTKGRFRHERDLAGDGLLLMPSAFVWPDVVTGFQPPWQPTVIYPARGVGTLWADAGRPEAARALARLLGAGRAAVLAALDEPASTSALARRLDLAPSSVSAHLTVLKAAGLLTSRRERHRVLYERTPLGGALAAGG, encoded by the coding sequence GTGCCGGTGTACATGCGCTTCGGCCCCGAGGACCTGCTGCGCTGCCGCTTCGCGGTCTCCCCGGTCTTCGAGACCCACGAGGCGATACGGACGCTGCGCCGCACCGAGCGGCACCCCTACCACCGCCCGTGGCTGCGCCGGCTCGGCGAGGCCGCCGCCGGGCTCGACCTCGACCTGCTGTGGCTCTTCATGCCGAACGGCCCCGGCTACACCCCCGACTTCCTCGGCGGCCCGCCGCACGCCGCGTACACCTCGGTCGCCGACGGCCTCGCCCACCTGCGCGGCACCGACCCGGCGCTGGCGCACGCCGAGATGACCCTGTCGCTGGACTCCATCCCCGGCGCCGCGGAGTCCCCGCTCGGGCGCAGGCTGCTCGCCGACCCCGCGGCGGCGATCGCGCTGCTGGCCGACGTCACGGAACAGGCGTGGCACGCGCTGGTCGAGCCGTTCTGGCCGCGGCTGCACGACCTGCTCCAGGCGGACATCGACTTCCGCGCCCGGCAGCTCGCCTCCGCGGGCCTGGAGGAGCTGTTCGCGCTGCTGCACGCCCGGCTGTCGTACGCGGACGGCCTGCTGACCGTACGGACGAAGGGCCGCTTCCGCCACGAGCGCGACCTCGCCGGCGACGGCCTGCTGCTGATGCCCAGCGCCTTCGTCTGGCCGGACGTGGTGACCGGCTTCCAGCCGCCCTGGCAGCCCACCGTCATCTACCCCGCCCGCGGGGTGGGCACCCTGTGGGCGGACGCCGGACGCCCCGAGGCTGCGCGGGCGCTGGCGCGGCTGCTCGGCGCCGGCCGCGCCGCCGTACTCGCCGCGCTCGACGAGCCGGCCTCCACCTCCGCGCTCGCCCGCCGCCTTGACCTGGCCCCGTCGTCGGTCTCCGCCCACCTGACCGTGCTGAAGGCGGCGGGGCTGCTGACCTCCCGCCGCGAGCGCCACCGCGTCCTCTACGAGCGCACACCGCTCGGCGGCGCGCTGGCCGCGGGCGGCTGA
- a CDS encoding glycoside hydrolase family 6 protein, translating into MSARIRTLIATLVLGVLLGCTSPDGDGAGTEPRGGERARPASAAKSPFWVDPGSPAARQVQAYKQQGRAEDAALLERIASRPVAAWPPGHDPGADVRAAVRGAAAGGRTAVLVAYNIPHRDCGQHSAGGAADAAAYERWIGSFADGIGDGKAVVILEPDAVPHVVDGCTPPEMHEERFRLISGAIAELKRHPGVRVYLDAGNSAWITDPGKLAHALRRAGVGAADGFALNVSNFRRTDEQLAYGRRLSELLDGAHFVVDTSRNGNGPLPGAPNEVWCNPPGRALGEPPTTRTGDERADAFLWVKRPGESDGPCRGGPEAGTWWPDYALGLARRAG; encoded by the coding sequence ATGTCGGCGCGGATCCGTACGCTCATCGCCACCCTGGTCCTCGGGGTCCTGCTCGGCTGCACGTCCCCGGACGGGGACGGGGCGGGGACCGAACCGCGGGGCGGCGAGCGGGCGCGGCCGGCCTCGGCGGCGAAGTCGCCGTTCTGGGTGGACCCCGGCTCCCCGGCCGCCCGCCAGGTGCAGGCGTACAAGCAGCAGGGGCGGGCGGAGGACGCCGCGCTGCTGGAGCGGATCGCGAGCCGGCCGGTCGCCGCATGGCCCCCCGGCCACGACCCCGGCGCCGACGTGCGCGCGGCGGTGCGCGGGGCGGCGGCAGGCGGGCGCACGGCCGTGCTCGTGGCGTACAACATCCCGCACCGCGACTGCGGCCAGCACTCCGCGGGCGGGGCCGCCGACGCCGCCGCGTACGAGCGGTGGATCGGCTCCTTCGCCGACGGCATCGGCGACGGGAAGGCGGTGGTGATCCTGGAGCCGGACGCCGTCCCGCACGTCGTGGACGGCTGCACCCCGCCGGAAATGCACGAGGAGCGCTTCCGGCTGATCTCCGGGGCCATCGCCGAGCTCAAGCGGCACCCGGGCGTCCGGGTCTACCTCGACGCCGGGAACTCCGCCTGGATCACCGACCCCGGCAAGCTGGCCCACGCGCTGCGGCGGGCCGGCGTCGGCGCGGCCGACGGCTTCGCGCTCAACGTCTCCAACTTCCGGCGCACCGACGAGCAGCTCGCCTACGGCCGCCGGCTCTCGGAGCTGCTCGACGGCGCCCACTTCGTCGTCGACACCAGCCGCAACGGCAACGGCCCGCTACCCGGTGCCCCGAACGAGGTGTGGTGCAACCCGCCGGGGCGGGCGCTCGGCGAGCCGCCGACGACGCGGACCGGCGACGAGCGGGCCGACGCCTTCCTGTGGGTCAAGCGCCCCGGGGAGTCGGACGGGCCGTGCCGCGGGGGCCCCGAGGCCGGCACGTGGTGGCCCGACTACGCCCTGGGCCTGGCCCGCCGCGCGGGCTGA